A region of Cloacibacillus sp. DNA encodes the following proteins:
- a CDS encoding Smr/MutS family protein, giving the protein MYIEESAYKSLEINKIIKMISRRCRSEIGALVAENMKPAASISELKMRQQLYNEVEKYRGYKGELPWGNNIVSVAFMLETAEENGLLTGDELVAIRTLLGLSGKMRAALASANEEYPSFSVLLRNMRDFVAETEMLSVIDDDGHLYDYASEKLSLVRQQMRGLKESVRRKGHALLNDPSISAMLQERVLALRNGRHAFLVRQDALSQFPGSVIERSGSGSSVYMEPHSLMALNNEYSKLYGEEMLEETRIFREFTIKLVSRKKGIIETENVLGTIDLFYALSEMTRLSKWRVPDLSMKTEFSFVRARHPLLGEKSVPIEIKCGGKFRILVITGPNTGGKTVALKTAGVCIYLGWLGWPVPAGEGSLLGDIEGLFTDIGDEQSIEQSLSTFSAHIHTVTNILKKVTSRSVVMLDELGAGTDPEEGAALGIALLDWLREKEALVLATTHHNPIKRFALTTEQIETASVEFNSATLSPTYRILIGIPGRSNALLIAGKLGMPDSIIKRAESAISGNEISMEDLITELHEKHTALERESREVEKSRKKLAALEKDYETKIKTLEEKRDTLIALADKKAVSIVRNAEDSARALIKNMASAEAESEARRELEKKRSHFHKIEDTAIKREEKKEAVESVAATGHLLKEGDTVQILGTNKEAVVIEVRGKKARVQAGIAEIEVPISKLKLNAKKIKMQAPSVQIKVTRPTGVPSSIMVRGMTIDEAMPMVEQYLDQAYCAGYGSVTVIHGRGQGILRREVQELCKRLPYVLDHNLGGPGEGGYGVTIVNFKK; this is encoded by the coding sequence GCAGCTTTACAATGAGGTAGAAAAATACCGCGGCTACAAAGGCGAGCTTCCGTGGGGCAACAACATCGTCTCCGTAGCCTTCATGCTTGAGACCGCGGAGGAAAACGGACTGCTCACGGGCGACGAGCTTGTCGCCATCCGCACGCTGCTTGGACTCTCCGGCAAAATGCGCGCGGCGCTTGCATCTGCAAACGAAGAATATCCCTCATTTTCCGTGCTGCTGCGCAACATGCGTGACTTTGTTGCTGAAACGGAGATGCTTTCCGTAATAGACGACGACGGCCACCTGTACGACTACGCCTCCGAGAAACTTTCGCTCGTTCGCCAGCAGATGCGCGGGCTGAAAGAATCGGTGCGCCGCAAAGGACACGCGCTGCTCAACGACCCGTCGATTTCGGCGATGCTCCAGGAACGCGTGCTTGCGCTGCGCAACGGACGTCACGCCTTTTTAGTGCGGCAGGACGCACTTTCGCAGTTCCCCGGTTCCGTCATAGAACGTTCCGGCTCCGGCAGCAGCGTCTATATGGAGCCGCACTCGCTTATGGCGCTCAACAACGAATACAGCAAACTCTACGGCGAAGAGATGCTCGAAGAAACACGCATCTTCCGCGAATTTACCATAAAATTAGTCAGCCGCAAGAAGGGCATCATAGAGACCGAAAACGTGCTTGGCACGATAGACCTCTTCTACGCGCTCTCAGAGATGACACGGCTTTCCAAATGGCGCGTGCCAGACCTTTCGATGAAGACGGAATTTTCGTTCGTGCGCGCCCGCCATCCGCTTCTTGGTGAAAAATCGGTCCCCATTGAGATAAAATGCGGCGGCAAATTCCGCATACTTGTAATAACCGGGCCGAACACAGGCGGCAAGACCGTGGCGTTGAAAACTGCGGGAGTCTGCATCTACCTGGGCTGGCTCGGCTGGCCCGTGCCGGCCGGCGAAGGCTCGCTGCTTGGCGACATCGAAGGGCTATTCACTGACATAGGCGACGAGCAGAGCATAGAACAGAGCCTCTCGACCTTCAGCGCGCACATCCACACCGTGACGAACATCTTAAAAAAAGTGACCTCGCGCTCCGTCGTCATGCTCGACGAACTTGGAGCCGGCACAGACCCGGAGGAGGGCGCGGCCCTTGGGATCGCGCTGCTTGACTGGCTGCGCGAAAAAGAGGCGCTCGTGCTCGCCACCACCCACCATAACCCGATAAAAAGATTCGCGCTGACGACGGAACAGATAGAGACGGCAAGCGTGGAATTCAACAGCGCGACGCTCTCGCCGACCTACAGAATACTGATAGGCATACCGGGGCGCAGCAACGCGCTGCTCATAGCGGGCAAGCTGGGAATGCCTGATTCCATCATAAAACGCGCGGAAAGCGCCATAAGCGGCAACGAAATATCAATGGAAGACCTAATAACGGAACTGCACGAAAAACACACGGCGCTTGAACGCGAATCGCGCGAAGTGGAGAAGTCAAGAAAAAAACTGGCTGCCCTAGAAAAGGATTACGAAACGAAGATAAAAACGCTGGAAGAAAAACGCGACACGCTGATAGCTCTTGCTGATAAAAAAGCCGTCTCCATCGTGCGCAACGCGGAAGATTCAGCGCGCGCCCTCATAAAAAACATGGCAAGCGCGGAGGCTGAATCAGAGGCGCGGCGTGAGCTTGAAAAAAAGCGCAGCCACTTCCACAAGATAGAGGATACCGCCATCAAACGTGAAGAGAAAAAAGAGGCGGTAGAATCCGTCGCGGCGACCGGCCATCTTCTAAAAGAGGGAGACACGGTCCAGATACTCGGCACAAATAAAGAGGCCGTCGTCATCGAGGTGCGCGGCAAAAAGGCAAGAGTGCAGGCGGGCATAGCCGAGATAGAGGTGCCCATCTCAAAACTCAAGCTGAATGCCAAAAAAATAAAAATGCAGGCTCCCTCGGTGCAGATAAAGGTTACGCGCCCCACGGGAGTGCCAAGCTCGATAATGGTGCGCGGCATGACCATCGACGAGGCTATGCCGATGGTTGAGCAGTACCTTGACCAGGCCTACTGCGCGGGCTACGGCTCAGTCACCGTCATACACGGACGCGGACAGGGCATACTGCGCCGCGAGGTGCAGGAGCTGTGCAAGCGTCTGCCCTACGTGCTCGACCATAATTTAGGAGGCCCCGGCGAGGGCGGTTACGGAGTCACCATTGTCAACTTTAAAAAATAA